A section of the Bacillus sp. HSf4 genome encodes:
- a CDS encoding NAD-dependent epimerase/dehydratase family protein — translation MEKVLVTGGCGFIGSHIAEQLLKENYQVSILDNLSTGHRSNIEGLPIDFHHEDITNPEVIEVIKSINPDYIIHLAAQVSVGESVKDFLNDENINIRGSLHVIKAASECGARKIIFASSAAVYGNPDYLPVDTRHNTNPGSPYGLTKLTVENYLKLAYDLYGIEFCVLRYSNVYGPRQDAKGEGGVVSIFSDLLTSGTAPVIFGDGEQSRDFIYVGDVASANVKALKAQSNVCLNVSNGFSITVNELFAEMKKATKSTLSPIYQDERPGDIRHSTLSNEETKQILNWEPKMPLSEGLEKTISFYKKEMNT, via the coding sequence ATGGAAAAAGTACTAGTGACAGGCGGATGCGGATTTATCGGCTCGCATATAGCGGAACAGCTTCTGAAAGAAAACTATCAAGTATCGATTCTCGATAATTTATCAACGGGTCACCGCTCGAATATCGAAGGACTTCCGATCGACTTTCACCACGAGGATATTACAAACCCGGAAGTCATAGAAGTGATCAAAAGCATTAATCCTGATTATATTATTCATTTAGCGGCACAGGTGAGCGTGGGGGAGTCTGTCAAAGATTTTTTGAACGATGAAAATATCAATATTAGAGGCTCGCTCCACGTCATCAAGGCAGCGAGCGAATGCGGTGCAAGAAAAATCATCTTCGCGTCTTCCGCCGCCGTTTACGGAAATCCGGATTATTTGCCTGTCGACACCCGTCACAACACAAACCCGGGATCGCCTTACGGTTTGACAAAGCTTACGGTAGAAAACTATTTGAAGCTGGCCTATGACCTTTACGGAATCGAGTTCTGTGTGCTGCGGTACAGCAACGTGTACGGACCGCGCCAAGATGCGAAAGGAGAGGGCGGAGTCGTCTCGATTTTCTCCGACCTGTTAACAAGCGGAACAGCTCCGGTGATCTTTGGAGATGGTGAACAGTCCCGCGACTTCATCTATGTCGGCGATGTGGCCAGCGCCAATGTCAAAGCGCTCAAAGCTCAATCAAACGTTTGTTTAAATGTGTCAAACGGCTTTTCCATTACGGTCAATGAGCTGTTTGCCGAGATGAAAAAGGCGACGAAATCAACGCTTTCTCCGATCTATCAGGATGAAAGACCTGGAGATATCCGCCACAGCACACTGAGCAATGAAGAAACAAAACAAATCTTGAACTGGGAACCGAAAATGCCGCTCAGTGAAGGACTGGAAAAGACCATTTCCTTTTATAAAAAAGAGATGAATACTTAA
- a CDS encoding UDP-glucose/GDP-mannose dehydrogenase family protein produces MKRIAVIGTGYVGLVSGTCFAEVGNSVVCCDIDAEKIRGLSAGIMPIYENGLQELVEQNVNENRLFFSTDIPKAIKQSDIIYIAVGTPMSESGEADLTYVKSVAETIGSHLNGYKIIVNKSTVPVGTGKLVQSIIEKASGGKYPFDVVSNPEFLREGTAIFDTMNMERAVIGATSEKAAAIIEELHEPFQTTVVKTNLESAEMIKYAANAFLATKISFINDIANICERVGADVAKVSEGVGLDSRIGGKFLKAGIGFGGSCFPKDTMALLHIAKSVGYPFKMIEAVIETNQKQRAHIVGKLLDVFGDLNGMTVSVLGLAFKPNTNDMRSAPALDVIPMLRSLGAEVKAYDPIAVPEAERLLGDQAVYSNDLFETVKDTDACLILTDWPQVKHMDIKKLKSYLNRPVLIDGRNLFQLEDMKREGFIYHSIGRPHVQGEKILTKV; encoded by the coding sequence TTGAAAAGGATCGCTGTCATTGGAACAGGATATGTTGGGCTGGTATCTGGAACTTGTTTTGCCGAGGTGGGAAATTCGGTTGTCTGCTGTGATATAGATGCTGAAAAAATCAGAGGGCTATCAGCCGGTATCATGCCAATCTACGAAAACGGACTGCAAGAACTAGTTGAGCAAAACGTAAATGAAAACCGTTTGTTCTTTTCAACGGACATTCCCAAGGCGATAAAACAATCAGACATTATCTATATAGCTGTCGGGACGCCGATGTCAGAAAGCGGAGAAGCTGACCTGACGTATGTAAAATCCGTCGCCGAAACGATCGGAAGCCATTTGAACGGCTATAAAATCATTGTGAACAAGAGCACTGTTCCGGTTGGAACAGGAAAGCTCGTTCAATCGATTATCGAGAAGGCCTCAGGAGGCAAATACCCGTTTGATGTCGTCTCGAATCCCGAGTTTCTTCGCGAAGGAACGGCCATTTTTGACACGATGAATATGGAAAGAGCGGTGATCGGCGCCACGAGCGAAAAAGCTGCGGCGATCATTGAAGAGCTTCATGAACCGTTTCAAACGACGGTTGTGAAAACAAACCTTGAAAGTGCAGAAATGATTAAATACGCGGCCAACGCGTTTTTAGCCACGAAGATTTCGTTCATTAATGATATTGCGAACATTTGCGAAAGAGTCGGCGCCGATGTCGCAAAGGTTTCCGAAGGTGTCGGACTCGACAGCAGAATCGGCGGGAAATTTTTAAAAGCCGGGATCGGCTTTGGGGGCTCTTGCTTTCCGAAGGATACGATGGCGCTTTTGCATATCGCCAAGTCTGTCGGCTACCCGTTTAAAATGATCGAAGCCGTGATTGAGACGAATCAAAAACAGCGGGCCCACATTGTCGGAAAGCTGCTTGACGTGTTTGGCGATCTGAACGGCATGACAGTTTCGGTTCTCGGATTGGCGTTCAAACCGAATACAAATGATATGCGGTCAGCGCCTGCACTGGATGTCATTCCGATGCTGCGAAGTCTCGGCGCTGAGGTCAAAGCATACGACCCGATCGCGGTTCCGGAAGCGGAGCGCCTGCTCGGCGATCAAGCCGTTTACAGCAATGATTTGTTCGAGACGGTAAAAGATACGGATGCGTGCCTAATTTTAACAGATTGGCCGCAGGTGAAGCATATGGATATAAAGAAGCTAAAATCATATTTAAACCGGCCGGTCCTGATTGACGGACGCAATTTGTTCCAGCTCGAGGATATGAAAAGGGAAGGCTTTATCTATCATTCAATCGGCCGCCCTCATGTACAGGGAGAGAAGATTTTAACAAAAGTATAA
- a CDS encoding glycosyltransferase, with translation MSSQKPLISVITPSYNAEAFIEKTIQSVLHQSFSDWEMIIADDCSTDGTRDILKRYEEKDGRIHAIYLEENKGAAAARNAALNKAEGRYVAFLDSDDVWKKEKLEKQFAFMQKHQHAFTFTAYELISQNGEPLHKTIAAPGSLAYDDVLKNTIIGCLTVMLDREQTGDIQMPNIRTRQDLATWLSILKRGFKAYGLNEPLAEYRIVDTSISRNKWKAAQKTWYVYREIERLHLMKATWCFVHYAKNAVMKRL, from the coding sequence ATGTCGAGTCAAAAACCTTTAATCTCTGTGATTACGCCTTCCTATAATGCGGAGGCATTTATCGAGAAGACCATTCAGTCAGTCCTCCATCAGAGCTTTTCCGATTGGGAAATGATCATCGCCGATGATTGCTCAACAGACGGAACGAGGGATATTTTAAAGCGTTATGAAGAAAAAGACGGGCGGATCCACGCCATTTATTTAGAGGAAAACAAGGGAGCGGCGGCGGCGCGGAACGCCGCCCTCAACAAAGCGGAAGGGCGCTATGTCGCTTTTTTGGACAGCGATGATGTTTGGAAAAAAGAGAAGCTGGAAAAACAGTTTGCTTTTATGCAGAAGCATCAACACGCCTTTACATTTACGGCGTACGAGCTGATCAGCCAAAACGGCGAGCCGCTTCATAAAACGATCGCCGCGCCCGGAAGTCTCGCCTATGACGACGTTTTAAAAAATACGATTATCGGCTGCCTGACGGTCATGCTTGACAGGGAGCAGACGGGCGACATTCAGATGCCGAACATTCGCACACGGCAAGATTTAGCGACTTGGCTGTCTATTTTAAAACGGGGATTTAAAGCGTACGGATTAAACGAGCCATTGGCTGAATACCGGATTGTCGACACGTCGATTTCCAGAAACAAGTGGAAGGCGGCGCAAAAAACGTGGTATGTGTACAGGGAAATTGAGCGCCTCCATTTGATGAAGGCGACATGGTGCTTTGTCCACTATGCGAAAAATGCGGTCATGAAAAGATTATAA
- a CDS encoding MraY family glycosyltransferase, with protein MSYERTILAFFVSLITVLIITPLVKRIALKSGVIDQPDHRKIHDKIMPRMGGLAIFIGVLTGSMAGGVYENRITAITLGAFMIVTLGIIDDKYNLNAKVKFTVQLLVACLIVSTGLKMEFLSIPFWDIRFDLGWLAYPLTILWIVGITNAINLIDGLDGLAAGISVIGLSTIAIMAFSADKILIFSLSLVVIGSTLGFLFYNFHPAKIFMGDTGSLFLGYVISVLSLLGLYKSVTLFSVVIPIIILGVPIFDTTFAIIRRILNKQPISAPDKSHIHHRLMAFGLSHRKAVIVIYLIGIVFSLSAILLKTATLWMSIFIIFGLILFMQIIAEVTGLVNEQYKPFTKFYRRMVKRN; from the coding sequence ATGTCTTATGAACGCACAATACTTGCGTTTTTTGTCTCTCTGATAACCGTTTTAATCATCACTCCGCTAGTGAAACGAATAGCACTCAAATCCGGTGTCATCGATCAGCCGGATCATCGAAAAATACATGATAAAATTATGCCGCGTATGGGCGGTTTAGCCATTTTTATAGGAGTATTGACCGGATCGATGGCCGGCGGTGTTTATGAAAACAGAATAACGGCGATCACGCTCGGCGCTTTTATGATCGTCACGTTAGGGATTATAGATGACAAATACAATTTAAACGCGAAAGTCAAATTCACCGTCCAACTACTGGTGGCTTGCCTGATCGTCAGCACCGGTTTGAAAATGGAGTTTTTGTCGATCCCGTTTTGGGATATCCGCTTTGATCTAGGGTGGCTCGCCTATCCTTTAACGATTTTATGGATCGTAGGCATTACAAACGCCATCAATCTCATCGACGGATTGGACGGACTCGCAGCCGGCATATCGGTGATCGGCCTTTCGACAATTGCCATCATGGCTTTTTCCGCCGACAAAATCTTAATTTTCTCTTTATCATTGGTTGTCATCGGCAGCACGCTCGGCTTTCTCTTCTATAATTTCCACCCCGCGAAAATATTTATGGGAGACACGGGCTCGCTGTTTCTCGGCTATGTGATCTCCGTCTTGTCGCTTTTGGGTCTGTACAAAAGCGTGACGCTTTTCAGCGTCGTCATCCCGATCATCATCCTCGGGGTGCCGATCTTTGACACGACCTTTGCGATTATTCGGCGCATTTTAAACAAGCAGCCGATTTCCGCACCTGACAAATCACATATCCATCACAGGCTGATGGCCTTCGGACTGTCACACAGAAAAGCGGTGATCGTCATCTACTTAATCGGCATCGTCTTCAGCCTCAGCGCTATTCTCTTAAAGACAGCGACGCTCTGGATGTCGATCTTCATCATCTTCGGCCTGATCCTTTTCATGCAGATCATCGCCGAAGTGACCGGACTCGTCAATGAGCAGTACAAGCCGTTCACGAAGTTTTACAGGCGCATGGTGAAAAGGAATTGA
- a CDS encoding kelch repeat-containing protein gives MKDFKPLKNARTNASTVTIGNNLYVIGGAKDRNRASPLKSVEMYTLDESTPETPTTPEPTPDQSSGDRALLVITMTNGLEKEFDLSMDEVNDFISWYDQKDAGSGSSKYAIDKHDNNKGPFSSRKDYVIFNNILTFEVNEYSSK, from the coding sequence ATCAAAGACTTTAAACCATTAAAAAATGCTAGAACTAATGCTAGTACCGTAACTATTGGTAATAACCTATATGTTATCGGCGGAGCGAAAGATAGGAACAGAGCAAGTCCGTTAAAATCCGTTGAAATGTACACCCTAGATGAATCAACACCGGAAACCCCCACCACCCCGGAACCAACTCCGGATCAGTCATCAGGTGACCGCGCGTTGCTCGTCATCACCATGACGAATGGTCTTGAGAAGGAATTTGACCTGTCGATGGATGAGGTAAATGACTTTATCAGCTGGTATGATCAAAAAGACGCCGGGAGCGGGTCGTCGAAATATGCGATTGATAAGCATGACAATAACAAAGGGCCGTTTTCCAGCCGGAAGGATTATGTGATTTTCAACAATATCTTGACCTTTGAAGTAAACGAATATTCGTCTAAATAA
- a CDS encoding glycosyltransferase produces MKTDQVRHVVVATGQWGQDQLRYRRHRLAEFLAEQKETKEVIWVCPAEEVSSETFTELNNGIKQFAVKDFLKKKVFRFARYKDVFYQKKLAPLLQYLTTEGRGEKVYLWYTFPGFPLLASLYQWDQVIYDCSDHWAAPISGKQNIAAAFRRKVIVEAESRILNAADTIFCTSEYLRQNVQNRLKGEKKPVFKIENGVEYDLFARNEQKADVLNGREGTVLGFIGGIKPKLDFRLVKETARAKREWTFLFVGPDGTNGDPEFQELLQEENVIWTGPAAPAEVPAYMNVIDIGIMPYKPSPYNNAVFPLKLFEFLAAGKPVVGLNLPSTEKVQKEHIYRHIAGSDMRAFTKACEELEMSHDDPSLTELRKKTAKEKDWHQLFFEMTGKLNLNQHA; encoded by the coding sequence GTGAAAACAGATCAAGTCAGACATGTTGTAGTGGCGACCGGCCAGTGGGGGCAGGATCAGCTGAGATACCGAAGGCACCGCCTTGCGGAATTTTTGGCTGAACAAAAGGAGACAAAGGAAGTCATCTGGGTATGTCCCGCAGAAGAAGTTTCTTCAGAGACATTTACAGAGCTTAACAACGGCATCAAGCAATTTGCGGTCAAGGATTTTTTAAAGAAAAAAGTGTTCAGATTTGCGCGCTATAAAGATGTTTTCTATCAAAAAAAGCTCGCACCTCTTTTACAGTATTTGACGACAGAAGGCCGCGGAGAAAAAGTGTATTTATGGTACACATTCCCCGGCTTTCCGCTGCTCGCGTCGTTATATCAGTGGGATCAGGTCATTTATGATTGCAGCGACCATTGGGCGGCGCCGATCAGCGGAAAACAAAACATTGCCGCTGCGTTCAGGCGAAAGGTGATTGTTGAAGCTGAAAGCAGAATTCTCAATGCCGCTGACACGATTTTTTGTACGTCCGAATATTTGCGCCAAAATGTCCAGAACCGGCTGAAGGGAGAGAAAAAGCCGGTTTTTAAGATCGAAAACGGCGTCGAATACGATCTGTTTGCGCGAAATGAGCAAAAGGCGGATGTATTGAACGGCAGAGAAGGCACCGTGCTCGGTTTTATCGGCGGAATTAAGCCGAAGCTCGACTTCAGGCTCGTCAAAGAAACCGCCAGAGCGAAACGGGAATGGACGTTTTTATTTGTCGGTCCTGACGGAACAAACGGCGACCCGGAGTTTCAAGAGCTCCTGCAGGAGGAGAATGTCATCTGGACGGGGCCGGCGGCGCCCGCGGAAGTCCCTGCTTATATGAATGTGATTGATATCGGGATCATGCCTTACAAGCCGTCTCCCTATAATAATGCGGTGTTTCCTTTAAAACTGTTTGAATTTTTGGCGGCCGGGAAGCCTGTCGTCGGCTTAAACCTGCCTTCAACAGAAAAGGTGCAGAAAGAACACATTTACCGTCATATCGCAGGGAGCGATATGCGTGCGTTTACGAAAGCCTGTGAAGAACTGGAGATGTCGCACGATGACCCTTCCCTGACCGAGCTTCGCAAAAAGACGGCCAAGGAGAAAGATTGGCATCAGTTATTTTTCGAAATGACCGGAAAACTAAACCTGAACCAGCATGCATAG
- a CDS encoding O-antigen ligase family protein, producing MSLKRSAANVLVWLAALAAGLALTNLLAQTSTKKILFVFLFLIALAVFAVLRPYLSTEQIMMPILYLLISATFANNAFFTIKLGFFSLFPYRILLILAGFWFVMDILKGRGHLEKWKQVHVKGILSFFAFWFCYGMISLLWVKSVTDGVKYLSLLAMGMFFVFLIVLYFQKLDRLLAFYYIWMTLTIFLMVIGFYNHFTLHHLPSSTLFNGPHYKQHYPTSVFFNQNDFATFLSISFFFYLAFFKNIKNSYLKTAGLILAFCSVYLIFLTGSRASILGVIAGLALYVFILLPRILKKWALIIAAAGFIAFAALFAGKITDKFYEYFLAPQASHDFSEPLPSNVARANLLKNAGHYVLDTYGFGVGAGNVPYYLEHHALFDTDQVVEVHNWLVEIMANFGVLMMLGYFTMYLYVMLVLYRFYKKGLSSRYKLLIEGLLAALVSFLVSSISPSSVSNLYFHWVFLALVLAAVNTFRIHGTSETERFR from the coding sequence ATGAGTCTGAAACGTTCCGCGGCCAATGTTCTGGTTTGGCTCGCCGCTTTGGCCGCAGGCTTAGCATTAACGAATTTATTGGCTCAAACAAGCACAAAGAAAATATTGTTTGTCTTTCTGTTTTTGATCGCGCTGGCTGTATTTGCAGTGCTCAGACCATATTTGTCAACCGAACAGATCATGATGCCCATCTTGTATCTATTGATCTCGGCAACGTTTGCCAACAATGCGTTTTTTACGATCAAGCTCGGATTTTTCAGTCTGTTCCCATACCGGATTCTCTTGATCCTGGCAGGCTTCTGGTTTGTCATGGACATCTTGAAAGGCAGGGGCCATCTGGAAAAATGGAAACAGGTTCATGTGAAAGGGATTCTCTCGTTTTTTGCTTTTTGGTTCTGCTATGGAATGATTTCGCTGCTTTGGGTCAAGTCTGTTACAGATGGCGTGAAATATTTATCACTGCTGGCGATGGGGATGTTTTTTGTCTTTTTGATCGTCCTGTACTTTCAAAAACTGGACCGGCTGCTCGCTTTTTATTACATATGGATGACGCTGACGATTTTCTTGATGGTCATCGGATTCTACAACCATTTTACATTGCACCATCTGCCGAGCTCTACGCTGTTCAACGGACCGCATTATAAGCAGCACTACCCGACATCGGTTTTTTTCAATCAGAATGACTTTGCGACGTTCCTGTCGATCAGCTTTTTCTTTTATCTGGCTTTTTTTAAAAACATCAAAAACAGCTACTTGAAGACGGCGGGACTGATCCTCGCGTTTTGTTCGGTGTATTTGATTTTCCTGACCGGTTCAAGAGCCAGTATTTTAGGCGTCATCGCCGGTCTTGCGCTGTACGTGTTTATTTTGCTGCCCCGGATCTTAAAAAAGTGGGCGCTTATCATCGCTGCCGCAGGATTCATCGCTTTTGCCGCGCTCTTTGCCGGCAAAATTACGGATAAGTTCTATGAATATTTCTTGGCCCCGCAGGCCTCGCACGATTTCAGCGAGCCGCTGCCGTCCAATGTCGCCAGGGCGAACCTTTTGAAAAACGCCGGACATTATGTGCTTGATACATACGGATTTGGCGTGGGCGCGGGCAATGTGCCGTATTATTTAGAGCATCACGCCCTCTTTGATACCGACCAGGTTGTGGAAGTGCATAACTGGCTCGTTGAGATTATGGCTAATTTCGGGGTGCTGATGATGCTCGGCTATTTCACGATGTATCTGTATGTCATGTTGGTGCTTTACCGTTTTTATAAAAAAGGACTTTCAAGCCGCTATAAGCTTCTGATAGAAGGGCTGCTCGCCGCTCTTGTCAGCTTTCTTGTCTCAAGCATCAGCCCGAGCTCCGTCTCGAATCTGTATTTCCACTGGGTGTTTCTCGCGTTGGTTCTCGCGGCGGTCAATACCTTTAGAATACATGGAACGAGTGAAACCGAACGTTTTAGATGA
- a CDS encoding DUF1668 domain-containing protein — MLLADKQTYVYDPKSDTWTKKADMPNIRSSSSTAVVDGKIYIFGGFDARTRTSFPTYVYDPKTDTWKTAPSMPKPIGSGTSAAVIGKKIYVIGGLDYTGDIYINAKNNYCYDTETETWTKKQNIPVSSLKFATAVVDGKIYAIGGRNDAGSPPTRSHLINGTIYMYDPRTDTWTLKKTCKI; from the coding sequence ATTTTATTAGCAGACAAGCAAACTTATGTTTATGATCCAAAAAGTGATACATGGACTAAAAAGGCGGATATGCCTAATATAAGATCAAGTTCATCTACAGCAGTTGTTGATGGAAAAATTTATATATTTGGAGGTTTTGATGCTCGAACCAGAACTTCTTTCCCTACATATGTATATGATCCCAAAACTGATACATGGAAAACTGCGCCATCTATGCCAAAGCCGATTGGAAGCGGGACTTCTGCAGCAGTTATCGGAAAAAAAATATACGTCATAGGTGGTCTAGATTATACAGGTGATATATATATAAATGCGAAAAATAATTACTGTTATGACACCGAAACAGAGACATGGACAAAGAAACAAAATATCCCTGTTTCTTCCTTGAAATTTGCGACAGCTGTTGTAGATGGAAAGATTTACGCAATTGGTGGGAGAAACGATGCTGGTAGTCCTCCTACTCGATCACATTTAATTAACGGGACAATTTATATGTATGATCCTAGAACTGATACATGGACCTTAAAAAAGACATGCAAAATTTAA
- a CDS encoding LCP family protein has product MAERIKVRVRKKKSKKRKLFKRMMVLILLALLVIGGVGIYKIFNTISAADDTYEQLERGEKSKLRDEVVDIKKKPFSILFMGIEDYATDGDHGRSDSLIVVTLDPKQKTMKMLSIPRDTRVQLASDTSGTKTKINAAYAKGGKEETIETVEDFLGIPIDYYATVDFDGFKEVIDEIGGIDVDVPFDFDEKSDVSKSKRIYFKKGNMHLNGEEALAYARMRKQDKRGDFGRNDRQKQILKAALDQISKPQNLAKIDTIAQKASKNIQTNFRITQALALQQIYSGFEGNDIETLSITGQDLTLAGVYYFEPDDQNLANVQSELTQHLYPNATADASESSTDSSDTTPDGTDSSADASVSY; this is encoded by the coding sequence CCTGATTCTGCTCGCACTTCTTGTAATCGGCGGAGTGGGCATTTACAAGATTTTCAACACGATCTCTGCCGCAGACGACACTTACGAACAACTGGAACGGGGAGAAAAGTCAAAGCTTCGCGATGAAGTCGTCGATATTAAGAAAAAGCCTTTTTCCATTCTTTTCATGGGGATTGAAGACTATGCGACAGACGGAGACCACGGACGGTCGGACTCCCTGATTGTCGTCACGCTTGATCCTAAGCAAAAAACGATGAAAATGCTCAGTATTCCTAGGGATACGAGAGTCCAGCTGGCCAGTGACACTTCCGGTACAAAAACGAAAATTAACGCGGCCTATGCGAAAGGCGGCAAAGAAGAAACGATCGAGACGGTCGAGGATTTTCTCGGCATTCCGATCGACTATTATGCGACGGTCGATTTTGACGGCTTCAAAGAGGTCATCGACGAAATCGGCGGCATCGATGTTGACGTGCCGTTTGACTTTGACGAAAAAAGCGATGTGTCCAAATCGAAAAGAATCTACTTCAAAAAAGGCAACATGCATTTAAACGGTGAAGAAGCGCTGGCCTACGCCAGGATGAGAAAGCAGGATAAACGGGGAGACTTCGGCAGAAACGACAGGCAGAAGCAAATCCTCAAAGCGGCGCTCGATCAGATTTCCAAGCCGCAAAACCTGGCGAAAATCGATACGATCGCCCAAAAAGCAAGCAAAAATATTCAAACAAACTTCAGAATCACGCAAGCGCTCGCCCTCCAGCAAATCTACAGCGGATTTGAAGGCAATGATATTGAAACGTTAAGCATTACCGGACAAGACCTGACGCTTGCCGGCGTGTACTATTTTGAACCGGATGACCAAAACCTGGCGAACGTTCAAAGTGAACTGACCCAACACCTCTATCCGAATGCAACCGCTGATGCAAGCGAATCATCGACTGACAGCTCAGACACAACTCCCGACGGGACGGATAGTTCTGCAGATGCGTCTGTGTCGTATTAA
- a CDS encoding Teichuronic acid biosynthesis protein TuaF, which produces MNDLIKRIAGRIKKFFVLIIALPLVLGLFGYFMPKGEAAPSDYTATVTISTGNYGEAKYNNAKDVPLLLKNEPFLKEIFPEMEEEDLAELKDELAIEIRTDSLFNLSYTGPDKEETLSILEKIKNAYMEADKALFSKREEVIEKNIKALEGETVSADSKVDKQRFLYELETSKLDLKHAEEIEPLTVLDNESAGLSPKKRAVLGVLIGLALSFLIIVVPEVFRER; this is translated from the coding sequence GTGAATGATTTAATCAAACGTATTGCAGGCAGAATCAAAAAGTTTTTTGTGCTGATCATCGCGCTTCCTCTAGTTCTTGGGCTGTTCGGCTATTTCATGCCGAAAGGAGAGGCGGCTCCGTCCGATTACACGGCCACTGTAACGATCTCGACAGGGAACTACGGAGAAGCGAAGTACAACAATGCAAAAGATGTTCCGCTCCTTTTGAAAAACGAACCGTTTTTAAAAGAGATTTTCCCCGAGATGGAAGAGGAAGATCTGGCGGAGCTGAAAGATGAACTGGCGATTGAAATCAGAACGGATTCGCTTTTCAACTTAAGCTATACAGGGCCTGATAAAGAAGAAACATTAAGCATATTGGAAAAGATCAAAAATGCTTATATGGAAGCCGACAAAGCCCTCTTTTCAAAAAGAGAGGAAGTCATCGAAAAGAACATCAAAGCGCTTGAAGGTGAAACGGTCAGCGCTGACTCCAAGGTCGATAAGCAACGATTTTTGTATGAGCTGGAAACGAGCAAGCTTGATTTGAAGCATGCCGAGGAAATCGAGCCTTTAACCGTTTTGGACAACGAGTCCGCCGGCTTGTCGCCGAAAAAAAGAGCGGTGCTCGGCGTGTTGATCGGTTTGGCGCTGTCGTTTTTGATTATTGTTGTGCCGGAAGTGTTTAGAGAACGCTAA